In Methanocalculus natronophilus, the sequence TATCTAATAGTGAATACATTGATTCTAACATATAATCAGGCTTGGCTTCTTCTAAAGTTTCTTTCCCTTTAATGCTCCATATAACGCCTGCAGTTAAAATATTGGCATTTTTTCCTGATAAGATATCTGAATCATTATCGCCAATCATCAAAGCTTGATTCCAATCTTTAAACTGATTTAATGCATGCACGCAAGCATCTTTTGCGGGTTTG encodes:
- a CDS encoding HAD hydrolase-like protein, encoding KPAKDACVHALNQFKDWNQALMIGDNDSDILSGKNANILTAGVIWSIKGKETLEEAKPDYMLESMYSLLDILKEDGGK